The following proteins are encoded in a genomic region of Bradyrhizobium sp. SK17:
- a CDS encoding glycosyltransferase family 4 protein, whose product MIFLGLRGIPEIQGGVETHVAALAVRIAQRGWQVEVLGRRPYLPSPEPYVWKGVVVTPIWTPRSKHVEALLHTTLGLFAAARRNPDLVHIHAIGPALLTPLARLLGLRVVVTHHGFDYERQKWGWMAKSVLRAGEWMGMKFAHARIGVAKGIVDSVRARHGVPASFIPNGVESSTPKLGTSYLDYIDVKPYRYILSVGRIVEEKRQLDLIDAFARLGDPTRKLIIVGTADHNGNYLRAVEKAAAATPGVVMTGFQSGESLAQLYRHAALFVLPSSHEGMPMVLLEALSHGVPCLASDIDANLALDLGPESYFPLGDVDALAGAIRLKLAPSGNLPDRSERAARALDCFGWDPIVDRTIEVYESALAARKPGRAHRGGTDLKNHLGFGGGQ is encoded by the coding sequence GTGATCTTCCTCGGTCTGCGCGGCATCCCCGAGATACAGGGCGGCGTCGAGACCCATGTCGCCGCGCTCGCCGTGCGCATCGCGCAGCGCGGCTGGCAGGTCGAGGTGCTCGGACGCCGGCCGTACCTGCCATCACCGGAGCCGTACGTCTGGAAAGGCGTCGTGGTGACGCCGATCTGGACGCCGCGTTCAAAGCACGTCGAAGCGCTGCTGCACACCACGCTCGGCCTGTTCGCCGCCGCTCGCCGCAATCCGGACCTGGTCCATATCCATGCGATCGGTCCGGCGCTGCTCACGCCGCTGGCCCGCCTGCTCGGCCTTCGCGTGGTGGTGACGCATCACGGCTTCGACTACGAACGCCAGAAATGGGGATGGATGGCGAAGTCGGTCCTGCGCGCCGGTGAATGGATGGGAATGAAGTTCGCCCATGCGCGTATCGGCGTGGCGAAGGGCATCGTCGACTCGGTCCGCGCCAGGCACGGCGTCCCGGCAAGCTTCATTCCGAACGGCGTGGAGAGCAGCACTCCGAAGCTCGGCACCTCCTATCTCGACTATATCGACGTGAAGCCGTACCGCTACATCCTGAGCGTCGGCAGAATCGTCGAGGAAAAACGGCAGCTCGATCTGATCGACGCCTTCGCGCGCCTGGGTGATCCTACCCGGAAGCTGATCATCGTCGGCACGGCCGATCACAACGGCAATTACCTGCGCGCGGTCGAGAAGGCGGCAGCGGCGACGCCGGGCGTGGTGATGACCGGCTTCCAGTCCGGCGAGAGCCTCGCCCAGCTCTATCGGCACGCGGCGTTGTTCGTTCTCCCATCCAGCCATGAGGGCATGCCGATGGTGCTGCTCGAGGCGCTGAGCCACGGGGTGCCCTGCCTGGCGAGCGACATTGACGCCAATCTCGCGCTCGACCTCGGGCCGGAGAGCTACTTTCCGCTGGGTGACGTCGATGCGCTCGCGGGAGCGATCAGGCTGAAGCTCGCCCCATCGGGCAACCTGCCGGATCGAAGCGAGCGAGCCGCGCGGGCGCTCGATTGCTTCGGCTGGGACCCGATCGTCGACCGCACCATCGAAGTCTATGAGAGTGCGCTGGCAGCGCGCAAACCGGGACGGGCGCATCGCGGCGGCACCGACCTCAAGAACCATCTCGGGTTCGGAGGCGGGCAATGA
- a CDS encoding acyltransferase has translation MTPRRYGNIDGLRAIAALGVMVEHMFGDLLRQTPLAAGPMNAAGEMLVQNVSLGRFGVALFFLISGFVVPFSIGGERPLFQFAVSRIFRLYPALWLALAVLATMACLAGEPPRAVTVLANMTMAPTLFGQPWLSPIYWTLFIELVFYILIALLFSVGKLRQVGVLSILSLALVVATALPVQLRTHGIANVPVQYLGMHLSFLFLGLLLRLWLVERVPGARTAALALVLAQVAAVPSVAAFSLARGDNFIMEGLLPVVTAYALAFVIFMAAVRFDRPRSPLLSQIGLISYSTYLFHWPVNVTVYRFLPLTGQISDIATMLICTGLVLLVSWLVYRLVERPMIMFGRAIVLRHGVASRP, from the coding sequence ATGACACCGCGTCGCTACGGCAATATCGACGGGTTGCGAGCGATCGCGGCGCTTGGCGTCATGGTCGAGCATATGTTCGGTGATCTGCTTCGGCAGACCCCGCTTGCCGCCGGGCCGATGAATGCGGCTGGCGAGATGCTGGTTCAGAATGTGAGTCTTGGCCGGTTCGGCGTGGCGCTGTTCTTTCTGATCAGCGGCTTCGTCGTGCCGTTCAGCATCGGCGGCGAACGGCCGCTGTTTCAATTCGCCGTTTCGCGAATATTCCGGCTCTATCCCGCTCTGTGGCTCGCGCTCGCGGTGCTCGCGACCATGGCTTGTCTTGCTGGCGAGCCGCCGCGCGCGGTGACGGTGCTTGCCAACATGACGATGGCGCCGACGCTGTTCGGCCAGCCCTGGCTGTCGCCGATCTACTGGACGCTGTTCATCGAGCTGGTGTTCTACATCCTGATCGCGCTGCTGTTCTCGGTCGGCAAGCTCCGCCAGGTCGGCGTGCTGTCGATCCTGAGTCTGGCGCTCGTGGTCGCAACGGCGTTGCCGGTCCAGTTGCGGACGCATGGGATTGCCAACGTCCCGGTGCAGTATCTCGGCATGCACCTCTCATTCCTGTTCCTGGGTCTGCTGTTGCGCCTGTGGCTTGTCGAGCGGGTGCCCGGTGCGCGCACGGCGGCGCTGGCGCTGGTGCTTGCACAGGTTGCCGCGGTGCCGTCGGTGGCGGCCTTCTCGCTGGCGCGCGGCGACAATTTCATCATGGAGGGGCTGTTGCCCGTCGTTACGGCCTATGCGCTGGCTTTCGTGATCTTCATGGCGGCCGTCAGGTTCGATCGGCCTCGTTCGCCGCTGCTGTCGCAGATCGGGCTGATCAGCTATTCGACGTACCTGTTCCACTGGCCGGTGAACGTCACGGTCTACCGCTTCCTGCCGTTGACCGGACAGATCAGCGATATCGCCACCATGCTGATCTGCACCGGCCTCGTCCTGCTGGTGTCCTGGCTGGTCTACCGGCTGGTCGAGCGCCCGATGATCATGTTCGGGCGCGCGATCGTGCTGCGGCATGGCGTCGCCAGTCGGCCTTGA
- a CDS encoding O-antigen ligase: protein MMASGDMREAGAISVLGPPLFMATLLFYLITLTPFIDLSAANAGDPAADKSSTINQIVFLGLTASLWLTALSSPARHLVVRPRSFLIVTVLWFALVSAISMHPDIALKRVVLASLTIVNAGIFLLLPRSERQFAGMLAMCCLGTLALAYIGVALWPQLAIHQASEIREPMNAGLWRGHFAHKNVAAAAMVLISFAGLYLYGTGRRIVGGAITLLAVVFLAHTGGKSSTAALPGILVIAWIFERWRAIRIPMVFLGIAAFNVVTIGCSVSPTMRELVASLGIDPTFTNRIDIWRVGAAAVADRPFTGYGFQLFWQTDEMVYKAGGGASWAVAAFNAHNAYLDAAITTGIPGLILTLVLLVWLPLRDVSRAETRGNDPALTRLFTRIWLYGVFSACVESLYFQSGSLVWFMLIVSIFGLRLQASAHEIRDGEAVMPVGETAHA from the coding sequence ATGATGGCGTCGGGAGACATGCGCGAAGCTGGAGCGATCAGTGTGCTCGGACCGCCGCTGTTCATGGCGACGCTGCTGTTCTACCTTATCACGCTGACGCCGTTCATCGACCTGTCGGCAGCCAATGCGGGTGATCCCGCCGCCGACAAGTCGAGCACGATCAATCAGATCGTCTTCCTCGGATTGACCGCAAGCCTGTGGTTGACCGCGCTCAGCTCGCCGGCACGTCATCTCGTCGTGCGTCCCCGCAGCTTCCTGATCGTGACGGTGCTGTGGTTCGCGCTGGTCTCGGCCATTTCGATGCATCCGGACATCGCGCTGAAGCGCGTCGTGCTGGCGTCGCTGACGATCGTCAATGCCGGCATCTTCCTGCTGCTGCCGCGTTCTGAGCGGCAGTTCGCCGGCATGCTGGCGATGTGCTGCCTCGGCACGCTGGCGCTCGCCTACATCGGCGTTGCGCTGTGGCCGCAGCTTGCGATCCACCAGGCGAGCGAGATCCGCGAGCCGATGAACGCCGGGCTATGGCGCGGTCATTTCGCACACAAGAACGTCGCGGCCGCGGCGATGGTGCTGATCAGCTTCGCCGGGCTCTATTTGTACGGCACCGGCCGCCGCATCGTCGGCGGAGCGATCACGCTGCTGGCGGTCGTGTTCCTGGCCCATACCGGCGGCAAGTCGTCGACCGCGGCGCTGCCGGGCATTCTGGTGATCGCCTGGATATTCGAGCGGTGGCGGGCGATCCGCATCCCGATGGTCTTCCTGGGGATCGCGGCCTTCAACGTCGTCACGATCGGTTGCTCGGTCTCGCCGACGATGCGCGAGCTGGTCGCAAGCCTCGGGATCGATCCGACCTTCACCAACCGCATCGACATCTGGCGGGTCGGCGCCGCCGCCGTCGCGGACCGCCCGTTCACCGGATATGGCTTCCAGCTGTTCTGGCAGACCGACGAGATGGTCTACAAGGCCGGGGGCGGAGCGAGCTGGGCGGTCGCTGCCTTCAACGCGCACAATGCCTATCTCGATGCCGCGATCACGACCGGCATACCGGGTCTCATCCTCACCCTCGTGTTGCTCGTCTGGCTGCCGCTGCGCGACGTGTCGCGCGCGGAGACGCGCGGCAATGACCCCGCGCTGACCCGCCTGTTCACCCGGATCTGGCTGTACGGCGTGTTCTCGGCCTGTGTCGAGAGCCTGTATTTCCAGTCCGGCAGTCTGGTCTGGTTCATGTTGATCGTTTCGATCTTCGGGCTTCGCTTGCAGGCGAGTGCGCATGAGATCCGCGACGGTGAAGCCGTGATGCCTGTCGGGGAGACGGCCCATGCGTAG
- a CDS encoding polysaccharide deacetylase family protein, producing the protein MRSPTSFLPETASRLPHTIDRFAGRLTNRLLRAAPWQLIEVPTREPIVSFTFDDVPDSALRVGAAILEACGVRGTFYISGGLEGQVEPDRTLIDAAGCRELVARGHEIGCHTYGHRDIRHLDRASLAADLADNARYLDAVDPRRGRRNFAYPYNSGSLGKRSMLADSYRTCRAGGEAINRGPTDPTFLKAIEIRQPETLVAGLTRWIDALIADPGWLILFTHDISPTPTPYGASPAAFERLVAHAVERGCCVLTVDAALDRMGFREAGQ; encoded by the coding sequence ATGCGTAGCCCCACATCGTTCCTGCCCGAGACGGCATCGCGCCTGCCGCACACGATCGACCGGTTCGCCGGTCGTCTGACCAACAGGTTGCTCCGGGCGGCGCCCTGGCAGCTCATCGAGGTCCCGACCCGCGAACCGATCGTCTCCTTCACGTTCGACGATGTACCGGACTCCGCGCTCCGTGTCGGTGCGGCAATCCTGGAGGCGTGCGGCGTGCGCGGCACGTTCTACATCTCGGGTGGCCTCGAGGGCCAAGTCGAGCCGGATCGCACCCTGATCGATGCTGCGGGCTGTAGGGAGCTCGTCGCGCGCGGTCACGAGATCGGCTGCCACACTTACGGCCATCGCGACATCAGGCATCTCGATCGCGCGAGCCTCGCCGCTGATCTCGCGGACAACGCGCGCTATCTCGATGCGGTCGATCCGCGCCGCGGCCGGCGCAATTTCGCCTATCCCTACAACAGCGGCAGCCTCGGCAAGCGGTCGATGCTGGCCGATTCGTACCGGACCTGCCGCGCGGGCGGCGAAGCCATCAACCGCGGGCCGACCGATCCGACCTTTCTCAAGGCAATCGAGATCCGCCAGCCCGAGACGCTGGTGGCGGGATTGACCCGCTGGATCGACGCGCTGATCGCGGATCCGGGCTGGCTGATCCTCTTCACTCACGACATCTCGCCGACGCCTACGCCCTATGGGGCTAGTCCCGCGGCGTTCGAACGGCTGGTGGCGCATGCGGTGGAGCGCGGCTGCTGCGTGTTGACCGTCGATGCTGCGCTCGACCGCATGGGATTCCGGGAGGCTGGGCAATGA
- a CDS encoding glycosyltransferase family 4 protein, translating into MTSERRLLAINNYFYRRGGAESVFLDQIDLFASAGWEVVPFAMEHPDNLPSPWSDYFVSEIEYGRSSGPITKAKQAAKIIFSLEARRKIRALVGRVQPSVAHAHNVYHHISPSIFDVLKAEGVPVVMTAHDLKLACPAYKMLSQGEVCERCRGGRIHNVLLRRCVKDSAMVSGLVFLETLVHRSFGLYRDTLDCLIAPSRFYRDKLVQWGWDASRIAYIPNFVDAEQFTPWCHEGNYFVYAGRLAPEKGLATLVRATALARQRLVLVGSGPEEEALRRLAFELDAQVVFAGHLDKPELKQVIGESRALVLASEWYENAPISVLEAYALGRPVIGTRIGGIPELIVHNKTGALVEPGNVGMLAEALASMAKLPRTARNRLGAAGRDWVLREFTPEKYRDRMTALYETVVH; encoded by the coding sequence ATGACGAGCGAACGGCGGCTTTTGGCCATCAACAACTACTTCTACCGGCGCGGCGGCGCCGAGAGCGTGTTCCTGGACCAGATCGATCTGTTCGCGTCGGCCGGCTGGGAAGTGGTGCCGTTCGCGATGGAGCATCCCGACAATCTGCCGAGCCCGTGGTCCGATTACTTCGTCTCCGAGATCGAATATGGCCGGTCCAGCGGACCGATCACGAAAGCCAAGCAAGCAGCCAAGATCATCTTCTCGCTGGAGGCGCGCCGCAAGATCCGCGCCCTGGTCGGCCGTGTGCAGCCATCGGTGGCGCATGCCCACAACGTCTACCATCACATCTCGCCCTCGATCTTCGATGTGCTCAAGGCCGAAGGCGTGCCGGTGGTGATGACGGCGCATGATTTGAAGCTCGCCTGTCCCGCCTACAAGATGCTGAGCCAGGGCGAAGTCTGCGAGCGCTGCCGCGGTGGACGAATCCACAATGTCCTGCTGCGGCGCTGCGTCAAGGACTCCGCCATGGTGAGCGGGCTGGTCTTCCTCGAGACCCTGGTCCATCGCAGCTTCGGCCTCTACCGCGACACGCTCGACTGCCTGATCGCGCCGAGCCGCTTCTACCGCGACAAGCTGGTGCAGTGGGGCTGGGACGCGAGCCGCATCGCATACATCCCGAATTTCGTCGATGCCGAGCAGTTCACGCCCTGGTGCCACGAGGGGAATTACTTCGTCTACGCGGGACGGCTTGCGCCGGAGAAGGGGCTCGCCACGCTGGTGCGAGCCACGGCGCTTGCGCGTCAGCGCCTGGTGCTGGTCGGCAGCGGCCCCGAAGAGGAAGCCTTGCGCCGGTTGGCGTTCGAGCTCGACGCCCAGGTCGTCTTCGCGGGTCATCTGGACAAGCCGGAGCTGAAACAGGTGATCGGAGAATCGCGGGCGCTGGTGCTCGCCTCCGAATGGTACGAGAACGCGCCGATCAGCGTGCTCGAGGCTTACGCGCTCGGCCGCCCGGTGATCGGCACACGGATCGGCGGCATTCCGGAGCTGATCGTTCACAACAAGACCGGCGCCCTGGTCGAACCAGGCAATGTCGGCATGCTGGCCGAGGCGCTGGCCAGCATGGCGAAGCTGCCCCGCACGGCACGGAACAGGCTCGGCGCCGCGGGCCGCGACTGGGTGTTGCGCGAATTCACTCCCGAGAAATACCGCGATCGCATGACGGCACTCTACGAGACGGTGGTGCACTGA
- a CDS encoding glycoside hydrolase family 5 protein, translated as MTSRRSILRSIAGVAMLAPFAALPAIADPAGELPGFRRGIGVSHAFGWAEVREDGSYVDPAFSAPRFQFGADQRRAIHDAGFDFVRLVLDVGPFLAFDGASRDRLDDLVITTVRDLLAADLGVIVDLHPSAMSPAYRPAELTAGVNTPKFQAMLALLTRLAGRLDQVAAERRKAAPPRIALELMNEPEISAAAWQPMLEAAYAAARRGSATLPLVLGGGLVNAAGALAQIKMHPFAGDRRLIYTYHDYSPWQFTHQGVRGSPAYALDGIVYPAPASVDAMAQATDQRIAALGLTGTELDQARQARQTLASYVSSGFNRSTLERTFQQVAAWRTAQNLPAQAILLGEFGVHRTPFQDSVAGATARASWLRDMRELAEAYGFAWSCWTYLATGGFALAENETGPGFDAATRGALGLTSP; from the coding sequence GTGACCAGTCGCCGTTCCATCCTCCGCAGCATCGCCGGTGTCGCGATGCTCGCACCATTTGCCGCGCTCCCGGCTATTGCCGATCCGGCCGGCGAGCTTCCCGGTTTCCGTCGCGGGATCGGCGTCTCGCATGCGTTCGGATGGGCCGAGGTGCGCGAGGATGGCTCCTATGTGGATCCGGCGTTCTCCGCGCCGCGGTTTCAGTTCGGCGCGGACCAACGTCGGGCGATCCACGATGCAGGATTCGACTTCGTGCGTCTCGTCCTCGACGTCGGTCCGTTCCTGGCATTCGATGGGGCGAGCCGCGACCGGCTGGATGATCTCGTCATTACCACCGTCCGCGACCTGCTCGCCGCCGATCTTGGCGTGATCGTCGACCTGCACCCGAGTGCCATGAGCCCGGCCTACCGGCCTGCGGAACTCACCGCCGGCGTGAACACGCCGAAATTCCAGGCCATGCTCGCGTTGCTGACCCGTCTCGCAGGCCGCCTCGACCAGGTTGCCGCCGAGCGGCGCAAGGCGGCGCCGCCGAGGATCGCGCTCGAGCTGATGAATGAGCCGGAGATATCAGCGGCCGCATGGCAGCCGATGCTCGAAGCCGCCTACGCAGCTGCGCGCCGCGGTTCGGCGACGCTGCCGCTCGTGCTGGGCGGCGGCCTTGTGAACGCTGCCGGCGCGCTGGCGCAGATCAAGATGCATCCGTTTGCCGGCGACAGGCGCCTGATCTACACCTATCACGACTATTCGCCGTGGCAGTTCACCCATCAGGGCGTGCGCGGCAGTCCGGCCTATGCGCTGGATGGGATCGTCTATCCGGCGCCCGCATCGGTCGACGCGATGGCGCAGGCGACCGACCAGCGCATCGCGGCGCTCGGCCTCACCGGCACGGAGCTGGATCAGGCACGGCAGGCCAGGCAGACGCTCGCGAGCTATGTCAGCTCCGGCTTCAACCGATCGACGCTGGAGCGGACGTTTCAGCAGGTGGCGGCGTGGCGCACGGCGCAGAACCTGCCGGCGCAGGCGATCCTGCTCGGCGAGTTCGGCGTGCACAGGACGCCCTTCCAGGACAGCGTCGCAGGCGCGACCGCGCGCGCGAGCTGGCTGCGTGACATGCGTGAGCTCGCGGAGGCCTACGGTTTCGCCTGGTCCTGCTGGACTTACCTCGCGACAGGCGGATTCGCATTGGCGGAGAACGAAACCGGCCCCGGCTTCGATGCCGCGACCCGCGGCGCGCTCGGCCTGACATCGCCATGA